One window of Solwaraspora sp. WMMA2056 genomic DNA carries:
- a CDS encoding exo-alpha-sialidase, whose translation MGTPGTRVLLAVGTAKGLFVATSDDDRRSWQVTGPHLPMTAVYAVAVDTRRAVPRLLASVTSSHFGPSVSVSDDLGRTWSEPPQPPVAFPADTATALDRVWQLVPASPAEPDVVYAGSQPSALFRSTDGGVSFELVRPLWDHPHRPQWGAGFGGQAIHTVLPDPRDPATVLVAMSTGGVYRTGDAGASWAPGNTGIRAYFLPDEWPEFGQCVHKVARDAVAPDRLYAQNHHGVYRSDDAGATWSSIADGLPSDFGFPIAAHPHRSGVIYTFPLTADAQRFPVDHRCRVFRSADAGASWQPSTAGLPEHPYYPVVLRDALTTDDAPTAGVYFGSRSGDVFASRDEGDSWRTVATALPDVLCVRAAVV comes from the coding sequence ATGGGGACACCAGGTACGCGAGTGCTGCTCGCGGTGGGAACGGCGAAGGGCCTGTTCGTCGCCACCAGCGACGACGACCGGCGTAGTTGGCAGGTGACCGGCCCGCACCTGCCGATGACCGCCGTGTACGCCGTCGCGGTCGACACCCGTCGGGCGGTGCCCCGGCTGCTCGCCTCGGTCACCAGCTCCCATTTCGGGCCGAGCGTGAGCGTCAGCGACGACCTCGGACGCACCTGGTCGGAGCCGCCGCAGCCGCCGGTGGCGTTCCCGGCCGACACCGCAACCGCCCTGGACCGGGTCTGGCAGCTGGTGCCGGCGTCACCGGCCGAGCCCGACGTGGTGTACGCCGGCAGCCAGCCGTCGGCACTGTTCCGGTCGACCGACGGCGGGGTCAGCTTCGAGCTGGTCCGACCGTTGTGGGACCACCCGCACCGGCCGCAGTGGGGTGCCGGGTTCGGCGGTCAGGCGATCCACACGGTGCTGCCCGACCCCCGCGACCCGGCCACCGTGCTGGTCGCCATGTCTACCGGCGGCGTCTACCGCACCGGCGACGCCGGGGCGAGCTGGGCACCGGGCAACACCGGCATCCGGGCCTACTTCCTGCCCGACGAGTGGCCGGAGTTCGGCCAGTGCGTGCACAAGGTGGCCCGGGACGCGGTCGCGCCGGACCGGCTGTATGCGCAGAACCATCACGGGGTCTACCGCTCGGACGACGCCGGGGCCACCTGGTCGTCGATCGCCGACGGACTGCCCAGCGACTTCGGGTTCCCGATCGCGGCACACCCGCACCGGTCCGGGGTGATCTACACCTTCCCGTTGACCGCCGACGCGCAACGGTTCCCGGTCGACCACCGCTGTCGGGTGTTCCGGTCCGCCGACGCCGGAGCCAGCTGGCAGCCGTCGACGGCGGGCCTGCCCGAGCACCCCTACTACCCGGTGGTGCTGCGGGACGCGTTGACCACCGACGACGCGCCGACCGCCGGGGTCTACTTCGGCTCCCGCAGCGGCGACGTCTTCGCCAGCCGGGACGAGGGCGACTCGTGGCGGACCGTCGCCACCGCCCTGCCCGACGTGCTCTGCGTCCGCGCGGCGGTGGTCTGA
- a CDS encoding MoaD/ThiS family protein, whose product MVTLLVPGPLRADSDGQARLSVATCGTLRAVLDEVTERWPRLARRIRDEQGQIRRYVNVYVDGADHRHSGGLDTPVPDGAQVQVIGSVAGG is encoded by the coding sequence GTGGTGACCCTGCTGGTGCCGGGTCCGCTGCGGGCCGACAGCGACGGCCAGGCCCGGTTGTCCGTCGCGACCTGCGGCACGCTGCGGGCGGTCCTCGACGAGGTGACCGAGCGCTGGCCGCGCCTGGCCCGCCGGATCCGCGACGAGCAGGGCCAGATCCGCCGGTACGTCAACGTCTACGTCGACGGCGCCGACCACCGGCACAGCGGCGGTCTGGACACTCCGGTCCCGGACGGTGCCCAGGTGCAGGTGATCGGATCGGTCGCCGGCGGCTGA
- a CDS encoding MFS transporter — protein MPRLLIDLSPLRSSVPYRRMWLGTSLSAIGTGLTTVAVSLQIYDITGSTFNVGLVGLFALVPLVAFGLYGGAIVDAYDRRRVVVTTSTGLLLVGVGFTAQAWFDVGSVGLLYALVAVQNALFAVNNPARTAIVPRLLPVGLLPAANALTGLSMGLSYTVGPLLAGALVGWWGYSATYAVEVALVAVALVTLVALPPVPPEGEVRRAGLASVWEGLRFLGTRPNVRMTFLVDLAAMVFAMPRVLFPAIGATAIGGGATTVGLLSAAIAAGTVTANLFSGPLGTVRRQGLAVLLSVAAWGATIIAFGLVVAASPGPAPGGGAGPALWLAVAALVAAGAADAVSSVFRMTILQAATPDALRGRLQGVFIVVVAGGPQLGQLVLGTTAQLTGEALAAVTGGAACLLVLVALARYQPGFARYDARDPTP, from the coding sequence GTGCCACGCCTTCTGATCGACCTCAGCCCGCTGCGGTCCAGTGTCCCGTACCGCCGGATGTGGCTCGGCACCTCGCTGTCGGCGATCGGCACCGGCCTGACCACCGTCGCGGTCAGCCTGCAGATCTACGACATCACCGGGTCGACCTTCAACGTCGGCCTGGTGGGGCTGTTCGCGCTGGTACCACTGGTGGCGTTCGGCCTCTACGGCGGGGCGATCGTCGACGCCTACGACCGGCGTCGGGTGGTGGTGACGACCTCGACCGGCCTGCTGCTGGTCGGAGTGGGCTTCACCGCCCAGGCCTGGTTCGACGTCGGCAGCGTCGGGCTGCTCTACGCCCTGGTGGCGGTGCAGAACGCGCTGTTCGCGGTCAACAATCCGGCCCGTACGGCGATCGTGCCGCGGCTGCTGCCGGTCGGCCTGCTGCCGGCGGCGAACGCCCTCACCGGTCTGTCGATGGGCCTGTCGTACACGGTCGGCCCGCTGCTCGCCGGGGCCCTGGTCGGCTGGTGGGGCTACTCGGCGACGTACGCCGTCGAAGTGGCGCTGGTGGCGGTGGCGCTGGTGACCCTGGTGGCGTTGCCGCCGGTGCCGCCGGAGGGCGAGGTCCGCCGGGCCGGGCTGGCGTCGGTCTGGGAGGGCCTGCGATTCCTCGGCACCCGACCCAACGTACGGATGACGTTCCTGGTCGACCTGGCCGCGATGGTGTTCGCCATGCCACGGGTGCTGTTCCCGGCGATCGGAGCGACCGCGATCGGCGGCGGGGCGACCACCGTCGGTCTGCTCAGCGCCGCCATCGCCGCCGGTACGGTCACGGCCAACCTGTTCTCCGGCCCGCTGGGCACGGTCCGTCGGCAGGGGCTGGCGGTGCTGCTGTCGGTGGCGGCGTGGGGTGCGACGATCATCGCGTTCGGGCTGGTCGTCGCCGCGTCGCCCGGCCCGGCACCCGGTGGCGGCGCGGGTCCGGCACTCTGGCTCGCGGTGGCGGCGCTGGTGGCGGCCGGTGCGGCCGACGCGGTCAGTTCGGTGTTCCGGATGACGATCCTGCAGGCGGCGACGCCGGACGCGCTGCGGGGCCGACTGCAGGGGGTCTTCATCGTGGTGGTCGCCGGTGGTCCGCAACTGGGCCAGCTGGTGCTGGGCACGACCGCGCAGTTGACCGGGGAGGCGCTGGCCGCCGTGACCGGCGGCGCGGCCTGTCTGCTGGTGCTGGTGGCGCTGGCCCGCTACCAGCCGGGGTTCGCCCGGTACGACGCCCGGGATCCCACTCCCTGA
- the fabG gene encoding 3-oxoacyl-ACP reductase FabG translates to MDRFTGRVAVVTGAAQGIGAATARRLADEGATVVLVDLSAQRAQPVVDEIVAAGGAAVAVGCDVTDPVAVDAMIDRLAADHGRLDILVNNAGITRDNMLFKMPVDDWDAVLRTNLSSMFHCCRAVQRHMVPARYGKIVNLSSRSALGNRGQVNYAAAKAGVQGLTATLAIELGPYNINVNAVAPGYVATAMTAAVADRIGVDPEEHRRQVAEQTPLRRVGQPAEIAAVIAFLASDDASYVSGQTLYVNGGAR, encoded by the coding sequence ATGGACAGGTTCACCGGCCGGGTCGCCGTGGTCACCGGAGCTGCCCAGGGGATCGGGGCCGCCACCGCCAGGCGGTTGGCCGACGAGGGTGCCACCGTGGTGCTGGTCGACCTGAGCGCACAGCGGGCCCAGCCGGTGGTCGACGAGATCGTCGCCGCTGGTGGCGCGGCGGTCGCCGTCGGCTGCGACGTGACCGACCCGGTGGCTGTCGACGCCATGATCGACCGGTTGGCGGCCGACCACGGTCGGCTCGACATCCTGGTCAACAACGCCGGGATCACCCGGGACAACATGCTGTTCAAGATGCCGGTCGACGACTGGGACGCGGTGCTGCGGACCAATCTGTCGAGCATGTTCCACTGCTGCCGGGCGGTGCAGCGGCACATGGTCCCGGCCCGGTACGGCAAGATCGTCAACCTGAGCAGCCGGTCCGCGCTGGGCAACCGTGGCCAGGTCAACTACGCGGCGGCGAAGGCCGGGGTGCAGGGGCTCACCGCGACCCTGGCGATCGAGCTGGGGCCGTACAACATCAACGTGAACGCGGTCGCCCCCGGCTACGTGGCCACGGCGATGACCGCAGCGGTCGCCGACCGCATCGGCGTGGACCCCGAGGAGCACCGCCGGCAGGTGGCCGAGCAGACGCCGTTGCGCCGGGTCGGTCAGCCGGCGGAGATCGCCGCGGTCATCGCCTTCCTCGCCAGTGACGACGCGTCCTACGTCAGCGGACAGACCCTGTACGTCAACGGCGGTGCCCGCTGA
- a CDS encoding glycoside hydrolase family 43 protein has product MPTETTEVATSARVITNPVLRGFYPDPSVLRVGDDYYLATSTFEWYPGVTLHHSWDLVHWRPIGGVLTERRLLDLTGAGDSCGVWAPDLTYAHGLFHLVYSDVSSFASGYWDPQNYLITAPSIDGPWSDPVRLHAHGFDASLFHDDDGSTWLLAMTADWRPGRDRFGGIEIQRYDREAQRLVGDAVTIFTGTSAGLTEGPHVYRRDGWYYLVTAEGGTSWEHQVTVARSRSLHGPYEADPQGAMLTSVGRPELTLQKAGHGSLVQTPRGEWYLAHLVARPYTPLGRCVLGRETAIARVDWSADGWPRVAGQLPAEQVPAPDLPAHPWPAEPETDHFDSPQLGPRWATLRRPATPDWLDLTSRPSHLRVVGGQSPVGRQRPSLVARRVGASHCVFDTVVEFRADTPRQLAGVTGYYNTENWHYAYVTRTDDGRQELQLLSCDSGRRRAYPQVSVDVTEVDQLGLRVVFDGPVLRFGYHRGDQWRELPVELDATILSDEYAARMTDGEPEAWGFTGAFVGLWVQDIGNDGGYADFDHASYRER; this is encoded by the coding sequence ATGCCGACCGAAACGACCGAAGTAGCCACCTCGGCCCGGGTCATCACCAATCCGGTGCTGCGCGGGTTCTACCCCGACCCGTCGGTGCTGCGCGTCGGCGACGACTACTACCTGGCCACCTCGACGTTCGAGTGGTACCCCGGGGTGACCCTGCACCACTCGTGGGACCTCGTGCACTGGCGCCCGATTGGCGGAGTGCTCACCGAACGCCGACTGCTGGACCTCACCGGCGCCGGCGACTCCTGCGGCGTCTGGGCACCCGACCTGACGTACGCGCACGGGCTGTTCCACCTCGTCTACAGTGATGTGTCCAGCTTCGCCAGCGGCTACTGGGACCCGCAGAACTACCTGATCACCGCGCCGTCGATCGACGGACCCTGGTCCGACCCGGTGCGGCTGCACGCCCACGGCTTCGACGCCTCGTTGTTCCACGACGACGACGGCAGCACCTGGCTGCTGGCGATGACCGCCGACTGGCGGCCCGGCCGGGACCGCTTCGGCGGTATCGAGATCCAGCGCTACGACCGGGAGGCCCAGCGACTGGTCGGCGACGCGGTCACCATCTTCACCGGTACGTCGGCCGGGCTCACCGAGGGGCCGCACGTCTACCGGCGCGACGGCTGGTACTACCTGGTCACCGCCGAAGGCGGCACCAGTTGGGAGCATCAGGTCACCGTCGCCCGGTCCCGGTCGCTGCACGGGCCGTACGAGGCCGACCCGCAGGGCGCGATGCTCACCTCGGTCGGTCGCCCCGAGCTGACCCTGCAGAAGGCCGGACACGGCAGCCTGGTGCAGACACCACGCGGCGAGTGGTACCTCGCCCACCTGGTCGCCCGGCCGTACACCCCGCTCGGCCGCTGCGTCCTCGGCCGGGAGACCGCCATCGCGCGGGTCGACTGGTCCGCCGACGGCTGGCCCCGGGTCGCCGGGCAGCTCCCGGCCGAACAGGTCCCCGCCCCCGACCTGCCGGCGCACCCCTGGCCCGCCGAGCCGGAGACCGACCACTTCGACAGCCCGCAACTCGGTCCACGCTGGGCCACGTTGCGCCGCCCGGCCACGCCGGACTGGCTCGACCTGACCAGCCGCCCGTCGCACCTGCGCGTCGTCGGCGGTCAGTCACCGGTCGGTCGACAGCGCCCCAGCCTGGTGGCCCGCCGGGTGGGGGCGTCGCACTGCGTGTTCGACACCGTCGTCGAGTTCCGCGCGGACACCCCACGCCAGCTGGCCGGGGTCACCGGCTACTACAACACCGAGAACTGGCACTACGCGTACGTCACCCGCACCGACGACGGTCGCCAGGAGCTGCAGCTGCTCAGCTGCGACAGCGGGCGCCGCCGGGCGTACCCGCAGGTCAGTGTCGACGTCACCGAAGTCGACCAGCTCGGCCTGCGGGTGGTGTTCGACGGCCCGGTGCTGCGGTTCGGCTACCACCGGGGCGACCAGTGGCGGGAGTTGCCGGTGGAGCTCGACGCGACGATCCTGTCCGACGAGTACGCCGCCCGGATGACCGACGGCGAGCCGGAGGCGTGGGGGTTCACCGGCGCGTTCGTCGGCCTCTGGGTGCAGGACATCGGCAACGACGGCGGCTACGCCGACTTCGACCACGCCAGCTACCGGGAGCGGTGA
- a CDS encoding extracellular solute-binding protein, which produces MASPIHLSRRSLLGLAGLGAGALALGACGGDDGDGGPGFDWWHIQNTDPMLPVWAALAEEFQAQNTGVTITVTPLENEAFKARLTTVTQAGNPPDLYHTWGGGVLRQQVEAGLCKDITDAVAPWRDILAPASTLPYEVDGRLYGVPFDIGMVGFWYNKALFADAGVDAPPQTWAEYLDVVRALKSAGITPVALAGGEKWPGHYYWAYLAMRIGGLEALDQAAQDNDFTTPAFIGAGERLAELVALEPFQQGFLGASYGDPDGQAAAMGNGQAAMELMGQWAPVVQEEASGVEGGIGENLGFFPFPAVDGGAGSASDAFGGGGGFAVGREAPDDALRFLEFISQVDNQRRAVATGAFLPVTIGAEDAITDPNLALVAETLATATGFQLYLDQAYAPAVGQEVNDRVAELIAGQMSPTQVAEAVTTVAQR; this is translated from the coding sequence ATGGCGAGTCCGATCCACCTGTCCCGCCGGTCGCTGCTGGGCCTGGCCGGCCTGGGCGCCGGAGCGCTCGCGCTCGGCGCCTGCGGCGGTGACGACGGCGACGGCGGTCCCGGCTTCGACTGGTGGCACATCCAGAACACCGACCCGATGCTGCCGGTCTGGGCTGCCCTGGCCGAGGAGTTCCAGGCGCAGAACACCGGCGTCACGATCACCGTCACGCCGTTGGAGAACGAGGCGTTCAAGGCCCGACTGACCACCGTCACCCAGGCCGGCAACCCGCCGGACCTGTACCACACCTGGGGCGGTGGGGTGCTGCGCCAGCAGGTCGAAGCAGGACTGTGCAAGGACATCACCGACGCCGTCGCCCCCTGGCGGGACATCCTCGCCCCGGCGTCGACCCTGCCGTACGAGGTCGACGGCCGGCTGTACGGCGTTCCGTTCGACATCGGCATGGTCGGCTTCTGGTACAACAAGGCGCTGTTCGCCGACGCCGGTGTGGACGCGCCGCCGCAGACCTGGGCCGAGTACCTCGACGTGGTCCGCGCGCTCAAGTCCGCCGGGATCACCCCCGTGGCGCTTGCCGGGGGCGAGAAGTGGCCGGGCCACTACTACTGGGCCTACCTCGCGATGCGCATCGGCGGCCTCGAGGCGCTCGACCAGGCGGCGCAGGACAACGACTTCACCACCCCGGCGTTCATCGGCGCCGGCGAGCGGTTGGCCGAGCTGGTCGCCCTCGAACCGTTCCAGCAGGGCTTCCTCGGCGCGTCGTACGGTGATCCCGACGGCCAGGCCGCCGCGATGGGCAACGGCCAGGCGGCGATGGAGCTGATGGGGCAGTGGGCGCCGGTGGTCCAGGAGGAGGCGTCCGGTGTCGAAGGAGGCATCGGCGAGAATCTCGGCTTCTTCCCGTTCCCGGCGGTCGACGGCGGCGCGGGTTCGGCGTCGGACGCGTTCGGCGGCGGCGGCGGTTTCGCCGTCGGCCGGGAGGCACCCGACGACGCGCTGCGGTTCCTGGAGTTCATCAGCCAGGTCGACAACCAGCGCCGGGCGGTCGCCACGGGTGCGTTCCTGCCGGTGACCATCGGCGCCGAGGACGCCATCACCGACCCGAACCTCGCGCTGGTCGCCGAGACCCTCGCCACGGCGACCGGCTTCCAGCTCTACCTGGACCAGGCCTACGCCCCGGCGGTCGGCCAGGAGGTCAACGACCGGGTCGCCGAGCTGATCGCCGGGCAGATGTCCCCGACACAGGTGGCCGAGGCGGTCACCACCGTGGCGCAGCGCTGA
- a CDS encoding sugar ABC transporter permease has protein sequence MSATPTVADPARAPGRPLTPRADRALRRRRISDRITIVAFLLPALVLFALLVIVPILVAGYTSFFRWNGFGGVPTDFIGLDNFVRLLADPVFLGDLRRGALLLVLSVTVQLPLALGLALLLNQKLRGRAVYRTLFFAPYVLSEVITAVLFTMVFSPNRGLANHLLGLVGLEALSSTWLSDPSTVLYSVFLVMTWKYFGFHMILLLAGRQNIPAELHEAAATDGAGGWQTFRHITLPLLAPTIRISLFLAVIGTIQLFDLVWVLTGGGPLNASETMAVTMFQYGFRRFEVGYASAISIAMFLISLLFAVLYQRFVLRRDLEGAITTMRGRR, from the coding sequence ATGTCGGCCACGCCCACCGTCGCCGACCCGGCGCGTGCCCCGGGTCGGCCACTGACCCCGAGGGCCGACCGCGCCCTGCGGCGCCGCCGGATCAGCGACCGGATCACCATCGTGGCGTTCCTGCTGCCCGCGCTGGTGCTGTTCGCCCTGCTGGTGATCGTGCCGATCCTGGTCGCCGGCTACACCAGCTTCTTCCGGTGGAACGGATTCGGCGGCGTACCGACCGACTTCATCGGCCTGGACAACTTCGTCCGGCTGCTGGCCGACCCGGTCTTCCTCGGCGACCTGCGGCGGGGGGCGCTGCTGCTGGTGCTGTCGGTCACCGTCCAGCTGCCACTGGCCCTCGGCCTGGCGCTGCTGCTCAACCAGAAGCTGCGCGGCCGGGCGGTCTACCGGACACTGTTCTTCGCCCCGTACGTGTTGTCCGAGGTCATCACGGCGGTCCTGTTCACCATGGTCTTCTCCCCGAACCGGGGACTGGCCAACCACCTGCTCGGCCTGGTCGGCCTGGAGGCGCTGAGCTCGACCTGGCTCTCCGACCCGTCCACCGTGCTGTACTCGGTCTTCCTGGTGATGACCTGGAAGTACTTCGGCTTCCACATGATCCTGCTGCTGGCCGGTCGGCAGAACATCCCGGCCGAGCTGCACGAGGCCGCGGCGACCGACGGCGCCGGCGGATGGCAGACCTTCCGGCACATCACGTTGCCGCTGCTCGCCCCGACGATCCGGATCTCGCTGTTCCTTGCGGTGATCGGCACCATCCAGCTGTTCGACCTGGTCTGGGTGCTGACCGGCGGTGGTCCGTTGAACGCCTCGGAGACGATGGCGGTGACCATGTTCCAGTACGGCTTCCGTCGCTTCGAGGTCGGCTACGCCAGCGCGATCAGCATCGCCATGTTCCTGATCAGTCTGCTCTTCGCGGTGCTCTACCAGCGGTTCGTGCTGCGCCGCGACCTCGAAGGAGCCATCACCACCATGCGGGGCCGCAGATGA
- a CDS encoding carbohydrate ABC transporter permease, translating into MSRPARSPHPTAGGSTSAAVAGTRHRRTLRDLSLHAVSALVGLLIIVPIVFAVLGGFKDNSQLSTNPFGLPAPWIPANYLEILGSGSFWRQLFNSTLIAASTALLVVVVAALASFIFARYAFRGRELVFLFFTIGLMFPFAVAILPLFILLRTLGLLDNPLGVILPQAAFGLPVTIIILRSFFRAIPAELEEAAILDGCTPFGFFWRVLLPMARPAIATVSVLAIVASWNNFMLPLVVFNDPSWWTIPVGVQEFQGQYADDSAKVLAYVVLAMVPALAFYAVAERQLIGGLTVGATKG; encoded by the coding sequence ATGAGCAGACCGGCACGTTCTCCGCACCCCACGGCAGGTGGGTCCACCAGCGCCGCCGTGGCCGGCACCCGCCACCGCCGCACCCTGCGGGACCTGTCGCTGCATGCCGTCTCGGCCCTCGTCGGACTGCTGATCATCGTACCGATCGTCTTCGCGGTGCTCGGCGGCTTCAAGGACAACTCCCAGCTGTCGACCAACCCGTTCGGCCTGCCGGCGCCGTGGATTCCGGCCAACTACCTGGAGATCCTCGGCTCCGGATCGTTCTGGCGGCAGCTGTTCAACAGCACCCTGATCGCGGCCAGCACGGCCCTGCTCGTCGTCGTGGTCGCGGCGCTGGCGTCGTTCATCTTCGCCCGCTACGCCTTCCGCGGCCGGGAACTGGTGTTCCTGTTCTTCACCATCGGACTGATGTTCCCGTTCGCGGTGGCGATCCTGCCGCTGTTCATCCTGCTGCGCACGCTGGGGCTGCTGGACAACCCGCTCGGGGTGATCCTGCCGCAGGCGGCCTTCGGGCTGCCGGTGACGATCATCATCCTGCGGTCGTTCTTCCGGGCCATCCCGGCCGAGCTGGAGGAGGCGGCGATCCTGGACGGCTGCACGCCGTTCGGCTTCTTCTGGCGGGTCCTGCTACCGATGGCCCGGCCGGCGATCGCCACCGTCTCGGTGCTGGCCATCGTCGCCAGCTGGAACAACTTCATGCTCCCGTTGGTGGTGTTCAACGACCCGAGCTGGTGGACCATCCCGGTCGGTGTGCAGGAGTTCCAGGGCCAGTACGCCGACGACAGCGCCAAGGTGCTGGCGTACGTGGTGCTGGCGATGGTGCCGGCGCTGGCCTTCTACGCGGTCGCCGAGCGCCAGTTGATCGGTGGCCTGACCGTCGGCGCGACCAAGGGTTGA
- a CDS encoding arginase family protein, producing MTSILVPYHLDEYLPELDVPGTAETTVLPSLPEGTEWARLAWLYGAVAVTVAGAVSAGHRPLVLSGDCTTSLGVLAGLQRAGVDPAVVWCDAHGDLQTPETTSSGYLGGMPLRLLTGHRPELIATALDLIPVAPDRVVLVDGRDLDPPEVDHLRGSAIRRCGVTDLADTVAHLPDQPIYLHLDADIVDPVDLPGLRFPAPGGPHLTEVADAVTTLLDTGRVAAVGIACTWEPGHGAAARFGPLVRELLRRLA from the coding sequence GTGACGAGCATCCTGGTGCCCTACCATCTCGACGAGTACCTGCCCGAGCTGGACGTGCCGGGGACGGCGGAGACGACCGTCCTGCCGTCGCTGCCCGAGGGCACCGAGTGGGCGCGGCTGGCCTGGCTGTACGGGGCGGTCGCGGTGACCGTCGCCGGTGCGGTCTCCGCCGGCCACCGTCCGCTGGTGCTGTCCGGTGACTGCACCACCTCCCTCGGGGTGCTGGCCGGTCTGCAGCGCGCCGGGGTCGACCCGGCGGTCGTCTGGTGCGACGCGCACGGCGACCTGCAGACCCCGGAGACGACCAGCAGCGGCTATCTCGGCGGGATGCCACTGCGGCTGCTGACCGGCCACCGCCCCGAGCTGATCGCGACGGCGCTCGACCTGATCCCGGTGGCGCCGGACCGGGTCGTCCTCGTCGACGGCCGGGACCTCGACCCGCCGGAGGTCGACCACCTGCGGGGGTCGGCGATCCGCCGCTGCGGGGTCACCGACCTCGCGGACACCGTCGCGCACCTGCCGGACCAGCCGATCTACCTGCACCTGGACGCCGACATCGTGGACCCGGTGGACCTGCCGGGGCTGCGGTTCCCCGCGCCGGGCGGACCGCACCTGACCGAGGTGGCCGACGCGGTGACGACCCTGCTGGACACCGGCCGGGTCGCCGCCGTCGGGATCGCCTGCACCTGGGAGCCGGGCCACGGGGCCGCCGCCCGGTTCGGCCCGCTGGTCAGGGAGCTCCTGCGCCGGCTGGCCTGA